One window of Triticum dicoccoides isolate Atlit2015 ecotype Zavitan chromosome 5A, WEW_v2.0, whole genome shotgun sequence genomic DNA carries:
- the LOC119298347 gene encoding bidirectional sugar transporter SWEET8-like: MKSVGGGTRSEPFVASLLGYACWLFFSLMENGWKADESVWLNGSGTVVYIVYLLMFLWYTAAANRWITVEWWVPGAVLYLCAAAIFGVLAGWTWVFKVMCTLAGLASASASLVLTVFVLERKVEFLPDYVSTTVSLLHYCVWIARDAIDPRDYFDMVQNVCGFGCCLAFLTLPFLPFFWTGDGTRAKPTLADEDDPNRPLISLPGEPPAPLHQPLTAVNPHADELVNLPATNVFQEPRRAGSAPSTPKNQVDDTRRVVSAPSTPN; this comes from the exons ATGAAGTCCGTGGGAGGCGGGACAAGAAGCGAGCCATTCGTGGCTTCCTTGCTTGGTTACGCTTGTTGGCTTTTTTTCTCCTTGATGGAAAATGGATGGAAGGCCGACGAGTCCGTCTGGCTCAACGGGTCCGGGACTGTCGTCTACATTGTCTATCTGCTGATGTTTCTCTGGTACACGGCCGCAGCCAATCGATGGATTACAGTCGAGTGGTGGGTTCCCGGCGCCGTGTTGTACCTGTGTGCCGCAGCAATCTTTGGAGTTCTGGCCGGTTGGACCTGGGTCTTCAAGGTGATGTGCACGCTGGCTGGACTGGCCTCCGCGTCCGCATCACTCGTGCTGACTGTGTTTGTG CTCGAGAGGAAGGTGGAGTTCTTGCCTGATTATGTGTCCACGACAGTGAGCCTACTTCACTATTGCGTGTGGATCGCTCGTGACGCTATCGACCCAAGAGATTACTTTGATATG GTCCAAAATGTTTGCGGCTTTGGTTGCTGCTTGGCTTTCCTCACCCTGCCGTTCCTGCCCTTCTTCTGGACGGGGGATGGGACGCGGGCCAAGCCAACACTGGCAGATGAGGACGACCCCAACAGGCCACTTATCTCTCTGCCTGGCGAACCACCCGCACCGCTGCATCAGCCGCTGACCGCCGTCAACCCGCATGCTGATGAGCTCGTCAACCTGCCGGCCACCAATGTGTTCCAGGAGCCCAGGAGGGCGGGTTCGGCTCCATCCACACCGAAGAACCAAGTTGATGATACACGCAGGGTGGTTTCGGCTCCATCCACACCGAATTAG